The following proteins are co-located in the Oscillospiraceae bacterium genome:
- a CDS encoding polysaccharide deacetylase family protein, translating to MKKVVFYLSIVSLFALLTGFSFSRKDSRESIDIPVLMYHDIIKSPRRHGEYGISPDALEKDLQFLRDNGYTTIVTQDLINYVHRGRKLPYKPVMLTFDDGHYNNVYYAEPLLAQYGMRAAIFINGEFCEQSTRENAVDPNYSYVLWDEICAMQQRGIWDIQSHSWGLHHNKGRRGATRKRNESPEAYQAPIAEDCRRIGDAIEVLTGRQPVAFAYPFGFADRESEAALRQNGIQVTLQSHQGMANIRRGDPASLSLIKRYLRSHHKSAEKLLG from the coding sequence ATGAAAAAAGTAGTGTTTTACCTTTCCATCGTATCTCTTTTTGCACTTTTAACGGGCTTTTCATTTAGCCGAAAAGATAGCCGTGAGAGCATCGATATCCCCGTGCTGATGTATCACGACATCATCAAAAGCCCGCGCCGTCACGGTGAATACGGCATTTCGCCTGACGCGTTGGAAAAGGATTTGCAGTTTCTACGCGACAACGGCTACACCACCATTGTGACACAAGATTTAATCAACTACGTACACAGAGGGCGCAAACTGCCCTACAAACCGGTTATGCTGACTTTTGATGACGGACATTACAACAATGTCTATTACGCCGAACCGTTATTGGCACAATACGGCATGCGTGCCGCAATCTTTATCAACGGTGAATTTTGCGAGCAATCGACTCGTGAAAACGCCGTTGATCCTAACTATTCATATGTGCTGTGGGACGAGATATGCGCCATGCAGCAGCGCGGCATATGGGATATACAAAGCCATAGTTGGGGCTTACACCACAACAAAGGACGACGCGGTGCGACACGCAAGCGCAACGAATCGCCCGAAGCCTATCAAGCCCCTATCGCCGAAGATTGCCGCCGCATCGGTGATGCCATAGAAGTACTGACCGGTCGCCAACCCGTCGCCTTTGCTTATCCCTTCGGCTTTGCCGACCGCGAATCGGAAGCAGCCTTACGACAAAACGGCATCCAAGTCACCCTCCAAAGCCACCAGGGCATGGCAAACATCCGCAGGGGCGACCCGGCCTCACTCTCACTCATCAAACGCTACCTGCGCAGCCATCACAAAAGCGCCGAGAAGTTATTAGGATAG
- a CDS encoding DegV family protein translates to MSKIILTADSGCDLGPELIAKYDIRIIPIHVTLEGKEYLDGVGMTSEEMLQICEAKGIVPKTSALNPTELEEFFKPLIADGSQVVHISISSAVSTSYQSAVLAASDLEGVHIVDSKTLSAGMALLMCKAYEMREAGLAAADIAEKLTALTQKTRASFVLETPEWLHKGGRISTAKFVVASALGIKPCIEVDTLTGTMGPGKKYRGKFDKALLQYVDDKLANAEYDNDRIFITHAGVEDSLIEQVKMKICEVADFKEIIVTRAGMTITTHCGRNTLGVLFVAK, encoded by the coding sequence ATGAGTAAAATTATTCTGACCGCGGACAGCGGCTGCGATCTCGGGCCTGAGTTGATTGCCAAGTACGACATACGCATTATTCCTATCCATGTGACGTTGGAGGGCAAAGAGTATCTCGACGGTGTGGGCATGACCTCGGAAGAAATGTTGCAAATTTGTGAGGCCAAAGGCATTGTGCCTAAGACATCGGCACTCAATCCGACAGAATTGGAAGAATTTTTCAAGCCGCTGATTGCCGATGGTAGCCAAGTTGTCCATATCAGTATATCGTCGGCGGTATCGACATCTTATCAAAGCGCGGTGCTGGCGGCGAGCGATTTGGAAGGCGTACATATCGTGGACAGCAAGACGCTGTCTGCGGGCATGGCGCTGCTGATGTGCAAGGCTTATGAAATGCGTGAGGCCGGGTTAGCAGCGGCGGATATTGCTGAGAAATTAACGGCGTTGACGCAGAAGACACGCGCCAGTTTTGTGCTTGAAACGCCGGAATGGCTGCATAAAGGCGGCCGCATTTCGACGGCAAAATTTGTGGTGGCAAGCGCATTGGGCATTAAGCCCTGCATAGAAGTTGACACTTTGACCGGTACGATGGGGCCGGGTAAAAAATATCGCGGCAAGTTTGACAAGGCGTTGCTGCAATATGTTGATGATAAACTGGCGAACGCCGAATACGATAACGATCGTATTTTTATTACCCATGCGGGTGTTGAGGACAGCCTGATTGAGCAAGTCAAGATGAAGATTTGCGAAGTGGCTGATTTTAAAGAGATTATTGTGACGCGTGCTGGCATGACGATAACGACACACTGCGGACGTAATACACTAGGTGTGCTGTTTGTGGCTAAGTGA
- a CDS encoding diacylglycerol kinase family lipid kinase: MRKHLFVLNPAAGKRDNVRELRQRIDALETEEQAILIVTEHPCHAIDIVREQAVNHDGLLVAYACGGDGTLNEVINGAAGLSNVHVTHYPCGTGNDFLKCFDGKVSDFLDISALMRGETMDIDLYSVNGRYGINIGSVGLDSRVGAEVHRFKRWPLVNHKMAYNLSVLYNVAKGVGANYHVSIDGQLCNDSFTLLNACNGRYYGGGFYAMPDAVPNDGLLDFLIVKRVSRFGVAKVIGKYAKGRYHELGDIVTYIRGKKLEVVADKPMPINLDGEIVRARVATFAVAEEKIKFVMPEGVKLR; this comes from the coding sequence GTGAGGAAGCACCTCTTTGTTCTCAATCCGGCGGCAGGTAAGCGCGATAATGTGCGAGAATTGCGGCAGCGGATAGACGCGCTGGAAACAGAGGAACAAGCGATATTGATAGTGACAGAACATCCCTGTCATGCCATAGATATTGTACGTGAGCAAGCCGTCAACCATGACGGCTTGCTCGTTGCCTATGCCTGCGGCGGCGACGGTACGCTCAATGAGGTTATCAATGGTGCTGCGGGGCTGTCTAATGTGCATGTCACACATTATCCGTGTGGAACGGGAAACGACTTTTTGAAGTGTTTCGATGGCAAGGTTTCCGATTTTTTAGATATTTCGGCATTAATGCGCGGTGAAACAATGGATATTGATTTATACAGCGTCAATGGGCGGTATGGTATTAACATCGGCAGCGTGGGACTGGACAGCCGTGTGGGAGCTGAAGTGCATCGTTTTAAGCGTTGGCCGTTGGTCAACCACAAGATGGCGTATAATTTGTCGGTGCTATACAATGTGGCCAAGGGCGTCGGTGCAAACTATCACGTCAGCATTGACGGGCAGTTGTGTAATGATTCGTTTACGCTGCTCAATGCCTGCAATGGGCGGTATTATGGCGGCGGTTTTTACGCTATGCCCGATGCTGTACCGAATGACGGATTGCTTGACTTTCTTATTGTCAAGCGTGTATCGCGTTTTGGGGTGGCAAAAGTTATTGGCAAATATGCCAAGGGTCGGTATCATGAGTTGGGCGACATTGTGACGTATATACGCGGCAAGAAGCTGGAAGTCGTTGCTGACAAACCTATGCCGATCAATCTTGACGGTGAAATTGTCCGTGCGCGTGTGGCGACATTTGCAGTGGCGGAAGAGAAAATCAAGTTTGTCATGCCAGAAGGTGTGAAATTGAGGTAG
- a CDS encoding co-chaperone GroES, with translation MKLKPLADRVVLQLVESEETTKSGIILASSAQEKPQVAKVIAVGPGGNVDGKDVVMHVKTGDKVITSKYSGTEVKVDGDEYTIVRQGDILAVVE, from the coding sequence ATGAAACTTAAACCCTTAGCCGATCGTGTTGTCTTGCAGCTCGTGGAGAGCGAAGAGACAACTAAAAGCGGCATCATTTTGGCAAGTTCGGCACAGGAAAAGCCGCAAGTGGCGAAAGTTATCGCTGTAGGGCCGGGTGGAAACGTTGACGGTAAGGACGTTGTTATGCACGTCAAGACCGGCGACAAGGTCATTACCAGTAAATACTCGGGCACCGAAGTGAAAGTTGACGGTGATGAATACACAATCGTGCGTCAGGGTGATATCCTGGCCGTTGTGGAATAG
- the groL gene encoding chaperonin GroEL (60 kDa chaperone family; promotes refolding of misfolded polypeptides especially under stressful conditions; forms two stacked rings of heptamers to form a barrel-shaped 14mer; ends can be capped by GroES; misfolded proteins enter the barrel where they are refolded when GroES binds), producing MSKIIIFGEEARRSLERGVNALADTVKVTMGPKGRNVVLDKKFGSPLVTNDGVTIAKEIELDDAFENMGAQLVKEVATKTNDIAGDGTTTATLLAQGLIRDGMKNVAAGANPMVMKKGIADAVEAAVANIVKDSVKVKDSGDIARVGAISSGDEQIGKLIAEAMDKVTADGVITVEESKTVETYSEVVEGMQFDRGYISQYMVTDNDKMEAVIDDALVLITDKKITSVQDLLPLLEQIVPTGKKLVIIAEDVEGEALATLLLNRIRGTFHAVCVKAPGFGDRRKEMLKDIAILTGGEVISDELALDLKDTTVEQLGRARQIKVQKENTIIVDGAGDKKDISARIGQIRAQIETTTSDFDREKLQERLAKLSGGVAVLKVGAATEVEMKEKKLRIEDALNATRAAVEEGIVPGGGVAYVAAMKSVEKLLKDKSGDEKTGVSIVLSALAEPVRQIAANAGVEGSVVLDKIRSADKKNYGYDALSAAYGDMIDMGIVDPAKVARSALQNAASIAAMVLTTESLVSDKKEPAPPAPPMPGGGGMDMY from the coding sequence ATGTCTAAAATTATTATTTTTGGCGAAGAGGCACGCCGCTCGCTTGAGCGCGGCGTCAACGCATTGGCGGATACCGTTAAAGTGACGATGGGACCCAAAGGCCGCAACGTGGTATTGGACAAGAAGTTTGGTTCGCCGTTGGTGACCAATGATGGCGTGACGATTGCCAAGGAAATTGAGCTCGACGACGCCTTTGAAAACATGGGCGCACAGCTTGTTAAAGAAGTTGCGACAAAGACAAACGACATTGCCGGTGATGGTACGACGACGGCGACTTTGTTGGCGCAAGGGTTAATTCGTGACGGCATGAAAAACGTTGCTGCCGGCGCAAATCCGATGGTTATGAAAAAAGGCATTGCCGATGCGGTTGAGGCTGCTGTGGCAAACATTGTCAAGGATTCGGTCAAAGTGAAAGACAGCGGCGATATTGCGCGTGTCGGTGCGATTTCGAGCGGTGATGAGCAAATTGGTAAGCTAATCGCTGAAGCGATGGATAAAGTGACGGCCGACGGCGTTATTACTGTTGAGGAGTCGAAGACGGTTGAGACGTACTCGGAAGTTGTTGAGGGTATGCAGTTTGACCGCGGCTATATTTCGCAGTACATGGTGACCGATAACGACAAAATGGAAGCTGTCATTGACGATGCACTGGTGTTGATTACCGATAAGAAAATCACGAGCGTGCAAGACTTGCTGCCGCTGTTGGAGCAAATCGTGCCGACGGGCAAGAAGTTGGTTATCATTGCTGAAGATGTTGAGGGTGAAGCACTCGCTACACTGTTGCTCAACCGCATTCGCGGCACTTTCCACGCGGTTTGCGTCAAAGCGCCGGGATTCGGCGACCGCCGCAAAGAAATGCTGAAAGACATTGCCATCTTGACGGGCGGCGAAGTCATCAGCGACGAGTTGGCGCTTGACCTGAAAGATACGACTGTTGAGCAACTCGGACGCGCGCGTCAAATTAAAGTGCAAAAAGAGAACACCATCATTGTTGACGGTGCCGGTGACAAGAAAGACATTTCGGCGCGTATCGGCCAAATCCGTGCGCAAATTGAGACGACGACATCAGACTTTGACCGTGAAAAGCTGCAAGAGCGCTTGGCGAAGCTGTCAGGCGGTGTGGCTGTGCTGAAAGTTGGTGCGGCGACCGAAGTTGAGATGAAAGAAAAGAAGCTGCGCATTGAAGACGCGCTTAACGCGACGCGCGCGGCTGTTGAAGAGGGCATTGTGCCGGGCGGCGGCGTGGCTTATGTCGCGGCGATGAAATCGGTCGAGAAACTGCTCAAAGATAAGAGTGGCGACGAGAAGACCGGCGTGTCGATCGTGCTGTCGGCGTTGGCTGAGCCTGTACGTCAAATCGCGGCGAATGCCGGCGTTGAGGGCAGCGTTGTGCTGGACAAAATCCGCAGTGCCGACAAGAAAAACTACGGTTACGACGCGCTCAGTGCGGCGTATGGCGATATGATTGACATGGGCATTGTTGACCCGGCGAAAGTGG